In the Phaseolus vulgaris cultivar G19833 chromosome 7, P. vulgaris v2.0, whole genome shotgun sequence genome, one interval contains:
- the LOC137829919 gene encoding calmodulin-like: MKEVLSENLIGDFLEAFCLFDRDGDGCITMEELASAIRVLNQNNPRKEELQVMMSEVDMNGNGMIDFGQFLNLMARKMKQSETEEELKEAFRLFDQDQDGYISPTELLSVMRNIGEKITEKELEEMIRVADLDGDGRLNYEEFVRMMTV; this comes from the exons ATGAAGGAAGTGCTAAGTGAAAATCTGATTGGCGATTTTCTAGAAGCCTTCTGTCTTTTTGACAGAGATGGAGATG gCTGCATAACCATGGAAGAATTAGCTAGTGCAATTAGAGTACTGAATCAGAATAATCCTAGGAAGGAAGAACTGCAAGTCATGATGAGTGAAGTGGATATGAATGGCAACGGAATGATAGATTTTGGGCAGTTCTTGAATCTCATGGCCAGAAAAATGAAG CAAAGTGAAACAGAAGAGGAATTGAAAGAAGCTTTCAGACTGTTTGACCAGGATCAAGATGGTTACATATCACCCACAGAG TTGTTATCTGTGATGAGAAATATTGGAGAGAAGATCACAGAAAAAGAGCTGGAGGAGATGATCAGAGTGGCTGATTTGGATGGTGATGGTCGACTTAATTATGAAGAATTCGTGAGGATGATGACTGTTTAA